The Flavobacterium sp. 140616W15 sequence CAAGTTCAAAAAAGACCTTGCAGGAAAATAAATAAAAATATTAAAATGTCAATTAAAACAAAACAATATATCATTCACGAAGATTGGACAGTAGTTCTTTTAGGATTTTTAATAATAGGGATATCGCTTTTTATTTTTCTTCCTTCTGTACCTGTATTCAAGTGGTCGGATGGAACAGATTTGCTAAATAGTGTATTCAATTCCGGAAATCTACAAATCATTGGATTGCAATTTATATACCTCATTTCAATAGGTACAATCGGTGCTTTTTTAACTGGAAAGTCGGTCAAAAATTTTCTATTTGGCTTTCCAATCGTTTATATATTAACCGTAAGTGCATTGATTATTGCTGGGAATACTACGATAAAAGGATTCAATCTAGAAGCTGTAATTTTTAGTTTGATTATTGGTTTAGCTATTGGTAATTTATTTAAACTTCCAGAATGGTTTCGTTCCGCTCTTTCTACAGAAATATTTGTAAAAATAGGATTGGTCTTATTAGGAACCAGTGTCATCTTTTCAGATATCCTTAAAGCAGGCACTTTAGGATTAGCCCAGGCTCTGGTAGTAGTAGTATCAGTTTGGTACTTTGCTTTTTGGCTGTGCAAAAAATTAAAAATCGATGATGAGTTAACCATGATGATTTCCAGCGCAGTTTCCATCTGCGGAGTATCGGCAGCTATTGCAACTTCAGGTGCTATCAAAGGAGATTCCAAGAAACTTTCTTATGTTATTTCGATGGTATTGGTGACTGCAATTCCTATGATGATTTTCATGCCTATTATTGCTAAATATTTCAACTTCCCCGAAGAGGTAACTGGAGCTTGGTTAGGCGGAAGTATAGATACCTCAGGAGCTGTTGTTGCATCGGGCTCACTAGTAGGAGAAACGGCACTAAAAATAAGTACGATTGTAAAATTCTCTCAAAATGTATTATTAGGATTAGCCGCTTTTGCCATATCCGTTTATTGGACCTATACACATAATAAATCGGCCGAAGCTGTTGCATCAAAACCTACATTAGGAGTTATTTGGGAACGTTTTCCAAAGTTTGTCATTGGTTTCATAGCCGCTTCCTTAGTTTTTTCGTTCCTGCTTACATCTGAAGTTCGTGAAGAAGTTAAGGACAGTTTAAAGAATTTACAAGGCATTTGGTTTGCTCTGGCTTTTACAAGTATAGGTTTAGAAACCAATTTTAAAGATTTACTAAGCAACAACAGTAAAAAACCATTATATGCCTTTTTAATAGCACAGTTATTCAATGTAATTATTACACTGATAATAGCCTTATTGTTATTTAGTAATTAAAATTACAGGCAAGAGTTTGCCAACAAAAATTTAAAATAAAATGAAGAAAACATTTATTACACTAAACCTCTTGCTTTCGGCAGTTGTTATAGTTAACGCACAAAATAAAATAACTCCTGAAACTTCAAAACCAAACATCATCCTCATTATGGTTGATGATATGGGGTATTCGGATTTAGGGAATTATGGTTCAGAAATAAAAACACCAAATCTCGACAAACTAGCCAAAGAAGGATTGCGTTTAAGAGAATTTTATAACAACTCTATTTGTGCTCCAACCAGAGCTTCCTTATTAACAGGACAATATCAGCATAAAGCTGGTGTTGGATTCTTTGATGTAAATCTTGGATTGCCAGCATATCAAGGGTATTTAAACAAAGAATCATTAACTCTGGGAGAAGTTTTCCGCTCTGGAGGCTACAGCACTTTATTATCAGGAAAATGGCATGTAGGTTCTGAAGATCAAGCACAATGGCCAAACCAAAGAGGATTTGATAAATTTTACGGAATCTTAAAAGGGGCTTCAAACTATTTTGACACCAAACCCTTGCCATTTGGGAAAACACCTTACCCAGTAAAATTGATAAAAAACAATGTCGAATTACATCCAAAAGATGATTCGTATTATTTCACAGACGAAATAGGGAATAATGCAGTAACATTTTTAGAAGAACAAAATAAAGAAAACAAACCTTTTTTCTTGTATTTAGCATTTACCGCTCCACATTGGCCATTACAGGCGAAACCAGTAGATATTGCTAAATACAGAGGGAAGTTTGATGAAGGTTGGGATATATTAAGAGAAAGAAGAATTGAAAAACTAAAAGAGAACGGAATCCTTCAGGCTGATCAAACTATTGGTCCAAGAGATCCCGAAGTTCCAGAATGGAATAAACTAACTTATGACGAGAAGCAGTTTTGGAAAGCTAAA is a genomic window containing:
- a CDS encoding YeiH family protein → MSIKTKQYIIHEDWTVVLLGFLIIGISLFIFLPSVPVFKWSDGTDLLNSVFNSGNLQIIGLQFIYLISIGTIGAFLTGKSVKNFLFGFPIVYILTVSALIIAGNTTIKGFNLEAVIFSLIIGLAIGNLFKLPEWFRSALSTEIFVKIGLVLLGTSVIFSDILKAGTLGLAQALVVVVSVWYFAFWLCKKLKIDDELTMMISSAVSICGVSAAIATSGAIKGDSKKLSYVISMVLVTAIPMMIFMPIIAKYFNFPEEVTGAWLGGSIDTSGAVVASGSLVGETALKISTIVKFSQNVLLGLAAFAISVYWTYTHNKSAEAVASKPTLGVIWERFPKFVIGFIAASLVFSFLLTSEVREEVKDSLKNLQGIWFALAFTSIGLETNFKDLLSNNSKKPLYAFLIAQLFNVIITLIIALLLFSN
- a CDS encoding sulfatase-like hydrolase/transferase, whose protein sequence is MKKTFITLNLLLSAVVIVNAQNKITPETSKPNIILIMVDDMGYSDLGNYGSEIKTPNLDKLAKEGLRLREFYNNSICAPTRASLLTGQYQHKAGVGFFDVNLGLPAYQGYLNKESLTLGEVFRSGGYSTLLSGKWHVGSEDQAQWPNQRGFDKFYGILKGASNYFDTKPLPFGKTPYPVKLIKNNVELHPKDDSYYFTDEIGNNAVTFLEEQNKENKPFFLYLAFTAPHWPLQAKPVDIAKYRGKFDEGWDILRERRIEKLKENGILQADQTIGPRDPEVPEWNKLTYDEKQFWKAKMEVYAAMVDNMDQNVGKVLNELKALKKDKNTLIIFISDNGAQGGFNSYNQLNRGLVRNTGPVGTSGSFDYQEQNWAYLSNTPLQQYKIICTKEVLALRL